The Solibacillus sp. FSL R7-0682 genome includes a window with the following:
- a CDS encoding VOC family protein, with product MITGLIHHIEINVSNLKKTVEFWTWFLEELGYEQFQKWDGGQSWQLANTYIVFVQTSEKYLPIPYHRSSVGLNHIAFHAESQKQVDNITVQLENKGMTVLYKDRHPYAGGKNHYAVFFEDPDRIKVELVAPTDSN from the coding sequence TTGATAACGGGACTCATTCATCATATCGAAATCAATGTATCGAATTTAAAGAAGACCGTTGAATTTTGGACTTGGTTTTTAGAAGAACTTGGCTATGAACAATTTCAAAAATGGGACGGAGGGCAAAGCTGGCAATTAGCAAATACATATATCGTGTTTGTACAAACAAGTGAAAAATATCTTCCTATTCCTTACCATAGAAGTAGCGTAGGTTTAAATCACATAGCATTTCACGCAGAGTCGCAAAAACAAGTGGACAATATTACAGTTCAATTGGAGAATAAAGGCATGACGGTTTTATATAAAGATCGCCATCCTTATGCAGGTGGTAAAAACCATTATGCTGTGTTTTTTGAGGATCCTGACAGAATTAAGGTTGAACTTGTAGCTCCAACAGATAGTAATTAA
- a CDS encoding prepilin peptidase has translation MDIMYTVFAGIFGLVFGSFYNVVGLRVPLKKSIVTSPSRCGSCNRRLQAIDLIPVFSYLLLRGECRTCGAKVSPIYAITELATGLLFALAMWRFGLSWELAVAFVFISLLVIINVTDIAYMLIPNKILLFFLPLLIIARILSPLEPWWDSLVGGVLGFSLLLLIAVISKGGMGGGDIKLFFLIGLVLGAVQTLLTLFLASFIGMIAGFIILKIRGQGRKTPVPFGPSITIAAIIVYFYGEQIINSYVSLL, from the coding sequence ATGGACATTATGTATACCGTTTTTGCGGGAATATTCGGATTGGTTTTCGGTTCCTTTTATAATGTAGTAGGCTTACGCGTACCGTTAAAAAAATCGATTGTGACATCACCATCTCGCTGCGGTAGCTGTAATCGTCGTTTACAGGCAATCGATCTTATACCTGTTTTCTCCTACTTGTTGCTAAGAGGGGAATGCCGGACATGTGGAGCAAAGGTGTCGCCAATCTATGCCATAACGGAACTGGCAACGGGCTTGCTCTTTGCTTTAGCGATGTGGCGCTTTGGCTTATCATGGGAGCTGGCTGTAGCCTTTGTCTTTATTTCATTATTAGTCATTATTAATGTGACAGACATCGCTTACATGCTCATTCCGAACAAAATATTATTGTTCTTCTTGCCACTTCTAATTATCGCAAGGATCTTATCGCCACTTGAGCCATGGTGGGATAGCCTTGTTGGGGGTGTTTTAGGATTTTCGTTATTGTTACTCATTGCTGTCATTTCGAAAGGTGGCATGGGTGGAGGGGATATTAAGCTGTTCTTCTTAATCGGGCTTGTGCTTGGAGCAGTGCAAACATTATTGACGTTATTTTTAGCTTCCTTCATTGGGATGATCGCCGGCTTCATAATACTTAAAATACGAGGGCAAGGACGAAAAACACCTGTACCCTTTGGACCTTCCATTACGATTGCCGCCATCATTGTTTATTTTTATGGAGAGCAGATTATTAATAGTTATGTAAGTTTATTATAA
- a CDS encoding nucleobase:cation symporter-2 family protein, whose product MNNTKATMLGIQHLLAMYAGAILVPLIIGGALGFSTAQMTYLVAIDIFMCGVATLLQVWKGKFIGIGLPVVLGCTFTAVSPIIAIGSSGGLGDIYGAIIVSGLIIVLIGGLFGKLIPFFPPVVTGSVVTIIGVSLIPVAINNMGGGQGAADFASTSNVALAFITLLIILVIYRFTVGFVRSISILLGLVFGTVIGIFMDKVNFTPVVEASWLHIMQPFYLATPTFNASAILTMTLVAMVSLVESTGVYYALSDICKKNLTSKDLSKGYRAEGLASIIGGIFNAFPYTTFSQNVGLIQMSGVRDRKVIYITGGMLVALGFLPKLAALTTIIPTSVLGAAMLAMFGMVITQGIRMLAPEIMKSMENAMVAAVAVGLGVGVAVVPGLFANMPETLSILTSNGIVAGSVTAIVLNILFNMIGPKRKDPMHVE is encoded by the coding sequence ATGAATAACACAAAAGCAACAATGCTTGGTATTCAGCATCTACTTGCGATGTATGCAGGAGCGATTTTAGTTCCATTAATTATCGGTGGCGCACTAGGCTTTAGCACAGCCCAAATGACATACTTGGTCGCAATTGATATTTTCATGTGTGGTGTGGCGACATTACTGCAAGTTTGGAAAGGGAAATTTATCGGGATCGGTTTACCAGTCGTTTTAGGCTGTACTTTCACGGCAGTTAGCCCAATTATCGCTATCGGCTCATCTGGTGGACTTGGGGATATTTACGGGGCAATTATCGTATCAGGTTTAATCATTGTCTTAATCGGTGGCTTATTCGGAAAACTTATTCCGTTTTTCCCACCCGTTGTTACAGGTTCAGTTGTCACAATAATTGGAGTAAGTTTAATTCCAGTGGCGATAAACAATATGGGTGGCGGTCAAGGTGCTGCTGATTTTGCATCCACTTCAAACGTAGCATTAGCGTTTATTACATTATTAATAATTTTAGTAATTTACCGATTCACAGTAGGCTTTGTTCGTTCGATTTCAATCTTATTAGGTTTAGTATTTGGTACTGTAATCGGTATCTTTATGGATAAAGTGAACTTCACTCCTGTAGTAGAGGCTTCTTGGCTACACATTATGCAGCCGTTCTACTTAGCAACACCAACCTTTAACGCATCAGCCATTTTAACAATGACACTAGTGGCAATGGTTTCTTTAGTAGAATCTACGGGTGTATATTATGCTTTAAGTGATATTTGTAAAAAGAATTTAACTTCAAAAGATTTATCGAAAGGGTACCGTGCAGAAGGTTTAGCATCAATTATCGGTGGTATTTTCAACGCATTCCCTTATACAACATTTTCTCAAAACGTAGGCTTAATCCAAATGTCAGGCGTACGTGATCGTAAAGTGATTTACATTACAGGTGGTATGCTTGTTGCACTTGGTTTCTTACCAAAATTAGCAGCATTAACAACAATCATTCCAACTTCAGTACTTGGGGCAGCAATGCTTGCGATGTTCGGTATGGTAATTACACAAGGTATTCGCATGTTAGCACCAGAGATTATGAAGTCAATGGAAAATGCAATGGTAGCAGCAGTAGCAGTTGGTTTAGGTGTCGGCGTTGCAGTTGTTCCAGGCTTATTTGCGAATATGCCAGAAACATTATCAATCTTAACTTCAAATGGGATCGTTGCTGGTTCGGTAACAGCGATTGTGTTGAACATTTTATTTAACATGATTGGTCCGAAACGTAAAGATCCGATGCATGTGGAGTAA
- a CDS encoding xanthine phosphoribosyltransferase: MKLLREKIEREGQVLSDEVLKVDSFLNHQIDPMLMKEIGEEFANRFSDQVITKVLTIESSGIAPATFLGLTLGAPVVFARKRKSLTLTDNLYTSSVHSFTKNETNEISVSNKFLSADDNVVIIDDFLANGEALKGLVDIANQAGATIVGAGIVIEKGFQQGGKVMREQGLRIESLANIKSLANGKVEFFD, from the coding sequence ATGAAGCTGTTAAGAGAAAAAATTGAACGTGAAGGACAAGTACTATCTGATGAGGTGCTGAAAGTAGATTCATTTTTGAATCACCAAATTGACCCAATGCTTATGAAAGAAATTGGTGAGGAATTCGCCAACCGCTTTTCAGATCAGGTCATTACGAAAGTCTTAACGATCGAATCTTCAGGCATTGCACCAGCAACATTTTTAGGTTTAACGCTTGGTGCACCAGTAGTCTTTGCACGTAAACGTAAATCATTAACATTGACAGACAATCTTTATACATCAAGCGTTCACTCATTTACAAAAAACGAAACAAATGAAATTTCAGTATCTAATAAATTTTTGTCAGCTGATGACAATGTAGTAATTATTGATGATTTCTTAGCAAATGGCGAAGCGTTAAAAGGATTAGTAGATATCGCAAACCAAGCGGGGGCAACGATTGTTGGAGCAGGTATTGTTATTGAGAAGGGCTTCCAACAGGGCGGTAAAGTAATGCGTGAGCAAGGATTGCGAATTGAATCATTAGCAAATATTAAATCATTAGCAAACGGCAAAGTAGAGTTTTTTGATTAA
- a CDS encoding RNA 2'-phosphotransferase, translated as MPISTGFYKKIYQWMMNEEKNEAVFRPFISNGNPYKSRVFLVSSNALPLFKVQENKEQLFAEALIDRALFMQLYDDEVMTASREFKGSLQFEQWLLQHNEALIMTSLNAYQLANAEEVKRVKKEDTVNFTRGHKVFHEVLMEFQPEIIILQGKVAFTQFKTVYAEKLTIYNPSITKVPVLEEEGPFAELQYDNGKKAHVFVARSMSYFGKDGTTFERLKRKIMGIL; from the coding sequence ATGCCTATCTCAACAGGCTTTTATAAAAAAATCTATCAGTGGATGATGAACGAAGAAAAAAATGAGGCTGTATTTCGACCATTTATTTCGAATGGAAATCCATATAAATCGCGTGTTTTTTTAGTTAGCTCTAATGCTTTACCGTTGTTTAAAGTACAGGAAAATAAAGAGCAACTATTTGCAGAAGCGCTTATTGACCGAGCTCTATTCATGCAATTGTATGATGATGAAGTGATGACAGCTTCCCGGGAGTTTAAAGGGTCGTTGCAATTTGAACAGTGGCTATTACAGCATAATGAAGCGCTCATCATGACCTCCTTAAATGCCTATCAGCTAGCTAATGCTGAAGAGGTGAAACGTGTGAAAAAGGAAGATACAGTGAACTTTACACGTGGCCATAAAGTATTTCATGAAGTATTAATGGAGTTTCAGCCAGAAATTATCATACTGCAAGGAAAAGTTGCATTTACACAATTTAAAACGGTCTATGCCGAAAAACTCACTATTTATAATCCTTCAATAACAAAAGTGCCAGTGTTAGAAGAGGAAGGACCATTTGCAGAGCTTCAATATGATAATGGGAAAAAGGCGCATGTCTTTGTGGCACGCAGTATGAGCTACTTTGGAAAAGACGGCACTACATTCGAACGATTGAAGAGAAAAATAATGGGAATTCTTTAA
- a CDS encoding amino acid permease, which produces MSENKIDQHNTQNGLKKGLKSRHITMISLGGTIGTGLFLASGGAIAQAGPGGALLAYALIGVMVYFLMTSLGEMAAYMPTSGSFSTYATKFVDPALGFALGWNYWYNWAITIAAEIAAVSLIMKYWFPDSSSLTWTILFIVVVLTFNLLSVKAFGEGEYWFAMIKVGTVIIFIIVSILMIFGLLGGNDPVGFKNFFEGDAPFNGGFLAMFGIFLAAGFSFQGTEMLGVTAGETDDPAKNIPKAVRSVFWRILLFYIFAIGAIGLLIPYTDSRLLSEDIATSPFTLVFENLGIAFAASVMNAIILTAMLSAGNSGLYAASRMLFQLAVEGKAPKFFTKVSKRGIPIYALLATLAVGSLAFLASFFGDGVVYIWLLNASGMSGFIAWLGIAISHYRFRRAYVAQGYSLSDLPYVSKFFPFGPVFAFVLCMIVVLGQNYMAFIGDTIDWYGVVVSYIGLPLFAALWIGYKVKHKTKVVPLSECDLSND; this is translated from the coding sequence ATGAGTGAAAATAAAATAGATCAGCATAATACACAAAACGGGCTGAAAAAAGGACTAAAAAGTCGTCATATTACGATGATTTCGTTAGGTGGTACGATCGGTACAGGGTTGTTTTTAGCTTCTGGTGGCGCAATTGCGCAAGCAGGTCCTGGTGGTGCGTTACTAGCCTACGCTTTAATCGGTGTCATGGTGTACTTTTTAATGACATCACTAGGTGAAATGGCAGCGTACATGCCAACATCTGGTTCATTTAGTACGTACGCAACAAAGTTTGTTGACCCAGCGTTAGGCTTTGCGCTTGGCTGGAATTATTGGTACAACTGGGCAATTACAATTGCTGCAGAAATTGCCGCGGTTTCATTAATTATGAAATACTGGTTCCCAGATAGCTCATCGTTAACGTGGACAATTTTATTTATTGTCGTTGTATTAACATTTAACTTATTATCGGTCAAAGCGTTTGGTGAAGGGGAATATTGGTTTGCGATGATTAAAGTCGGAACAGTTATCATCTTCATCATCGTGAGTATTTTAATGATTTTCGGACTTTTAGGCGGCAACGATCCTGTCGGTTTTAAAAACTTCTTTGAAGGGGATGCACCATTTAATGGTGGCTTCCTAGCGATGTTCGGTATTTTCTTAGCAGCAGGCTTTTCATTCCAAGGAACAGAAATGCTCGGGGTGACGGCTGGTGAAACAGATGATCCAGCGAAAAACATTCCAAAGGCGGTACGTTCAGTATTCTGGCGTATTTTACTTTTCTACATTTTTGCAATTGGTGCAATCGGATTATTAATTCCGTACACAGATTCACGTTTATTATCAGAAGATATTGCAACGAGTCCATTTACACTCGTATTTGAAAACTTAGGCATTGCGTTTGCAGCTTCTGTGATGAACGCTATCATTTTAACGGCTATGCTTTCTGCTGGTAACTCAGGTCTTTATGCGGCAAGCCGTATGCTATTCCAACTAGCAGTAGAAGGGAAAGCTCCAAAGTTCTTTACAAAAGTGAGCAAGCGCGGTATCCCGATTTATGCGTTACTTGCAACGTTAGCTGTTGGTTCATTAGCATTTTTAGCATCATTCTTTGGAGATGGTGTTGTATACATTTGGTTATTAAATGCATCAGGTATGTCCGGCTTTATCGCTTGGTTAGGTATTGCGATTAGTCATTATCGCTTCCGCCGTGCGTATGTTGCGCAAGGATATTCATTAAGCGATTTACCATATGTATCAAAGTTTTTCCCATTCGGTCCAGTCTTCGCCTTCGTATTATGTATGATCGTCGTTTTAGGACAAAACTATATGGCGTTTATAGGAGATACAATTGATTGGTATGGCGTAGTAGTATCTTACATCGGCTTACCACTATTTGCTGCTTTATGGATTGGCTATAAAGTAAAACATAAAACGAAAGTTGTTCCATTATCTGAATGTGATCTTTCAAATGATTAA
- a CDS encoding CynX/NimT family MFS transporter: MDLERPLYQNKKLSSNQSILLFIIAIFLFATTLRTPLTVVGPIIEFIRDDLSISNVLAGFLTTIPLLAFAIVSPFAARIARKLGMEWTLFYSVVLLCIGILFRSLGATSTLLIGTVLIGVAIAFGNVLIPSYFKLKYPLHIGLLTGIYSVSMNISAGLAAGFSHPIASSVGWEFALGFSLILGLLTLIIWVPILKDSKVEMKFAQTNAPKKQMWKSPLAWAIAAAMGFQSLIFYCSSAWLPDIFISQGMNAQRAGWMGSIMQLSQIPLTFIIPIIAGKLQSQRPIVVLFTVFYFIGFTGVLMEWTSLAVLWMVFLGFAGGASFGLVLMFFTLRTETAFEAADLSGFAQSIGYLIAAVGPVLFGFVHDVTNSWTMPIAIFLIVSGLLFVASFISAKKQYV, translated from the coding sequence ATGGACCTTGAACGACCACTTTACCAAAACAAAAAATTATCATCAAATCAATCGATTTTACTCTTTATTATCGCAATTTTCTTATTTGCTACTACACTACGTACGCCACTTACGGTTGTCGGTCCTATTATCGAATTCATCCGTGATGATCTTAGCATTTCAAATGTATTGGCTGGCTTTTTAACAACGATTCCATTGCTTGCATTTGCTATTGTTTCTCCGTTTGCCGCTCGTATTGCTCGAAAATTAGGTATGGAGTGGACATTATTTTACTCGGTTGTACTGTTATGCATTGGCATCCTATTCCGTTCATTAGGAGCTACATCAACCTTACTTATCGGAACGGTCCTTATCGGCGTAGCAATTGCTTTTGGAAATGTACTTATCCCTAGTTATTTTAAATTGAAATATCCATTACATATCGGTCTATTAACTGGCATTTATTCCGTTTCGATGAATATTTCTGCAGGACTTGCAGCTGGTTTTAGCCATCCGATAGCATCATCTGTTGGTTGGGAGTTTGCACTTGGATTTTCTCTTATTTTAGGATTGCTAACACTTATCATCTGGGTTCCAATTTTAAAGGATTCCAAAGTGGAAATGAAATTTGCTCAAACAAACGCACCAAAAAAGCAAATGTGGAAGTCCCCACTTGCTTGGGCAATTGCTGCTGCGATGGGTTTTCAATCACTTATTTTTTACTGCTCATCTGCTTGGCTTCCTGATATTTTCATTAGCCAAGGAATGAATGCACAACGTGCTGGATGGATGGGATCGATTATGCAATTATCACAAATTCCATTAACATTTATCATTCCAATAATTGCAGGAAAACTACAATCACAACGTCCGATTGTCGTCCTCTTTACAGTTTTCTATTTCATTGGCTTTACAGGGGTTTTAATGGAATGGACGAGCTTAGCAGTTTTATGGATGGTCTTTTTAGGCTTTGCTGGTGGCGCTTCATTTGGACTTGTACTGATGTTTTTCACATTACGTACAGAAACAGCATTTGAAGCGGCAGACCTTTCTGGTTTTGCCCAATCAATCGGCTATTTAATAGCGGCAGTTGGACCTGTTTTATTTGGCTTTGTACACGATGTAACGAATAGCTGGACGATGCCTATTGCTATATTTTTAATTGTATCCGGACTATTATTTGTCGCATCCTTTATTAGTGCCAAAAAACAATACGTATAA
- a CDS encoding restriction endonuclease, with translation MRKRHRRKKKKLPFFTLLFIGLAGAAGWYFSETLEGIGIGIILYFALKLLFKIWLKSRKTVKLRKSGIREVDAMSGEDFERFLGELFKRRGFKVSYTATSGDYGADLILKDGEDIIAVQAKRYSSTVGVKAVQEIIGAVRMYDATEAWVVTNSHFTRQAEKLADINDVYLIDREELIELILNKR, from the coding sequence TTGCGTAAACGACATCGACGAAAAAAGAAGAAGTTACCGTTTTTCACGTTGCTTTTCATCGGATTAGCTGGCGCTGCTGGGTGGTATTTCAGCGAAACGTTAGAGGGTATCGGCATTGGTATTATTCTTTATTTCGCACTAAAGCTATTGTTTAAAATATGGTTGAAATCACGCAAAACCGTCAAACTTCGCAAATCTGGTATCCGTGAAGTGGATGCAATGAGCGGAGAGGATTTTGAACGCTTTTTAGGTGAGCTATTTAAGCGCCGTGGTTTTAAAGTAAGCTACACTGCTACAAGTGGCGATTACGGAGCAGACCTTATATTAAAAGATGGTGAGGACATCATTGCCGTACAAGCAAAGCGCTATTCAAGCACTGTCGGTGTCAAAGCCGTACAAGAAATTATCGGCGCTGTGAGAATGTACGATGCAACCGAGGCTTGGGTTGTAACAAACAGTCATTTTACAAGGCAAGCTGAAAAATTAGCAGACATTAATGATGTGTATTTAATCGATCGCGAAGAATTAATCGAACTGATTTTAAATAAGAGATGA
- a CDS encoding nitric oxide synthase oxygenase: MNEHELHEFLSLYKNETEQTDAWYDNRLKEAMEPHFELTTEELVFGTRVAWRNSNKCIGRLFWNSLHVFDRRHLQSEQEIFEALLEHIDFATNQGKIRPTISIFEQNRVRIWNHQLIRYAGYETNEGIVGDSDSIAFTKACEALGWKGARTNFDVLPLVIQIDHNEPKLFEVPKKHVLEVDIEHPTSDFSSLQMKWYAVPIISSMQVTIGGIEFQAAPFNGWYMGTEIGARNLADEDRYNCLPKVAEIFKLDTATNTTLWKDRALVELNVAVLHSYKKKGVSIVDHHTAVQQFQLFQKQESMANRPVTGNWVWLIPPLSPATTSIYHTPIDNTIRKPNYFYQQQPYTK; encoded by the coding sequence ATGAATGAACATGAACTACATGAATTTCTTTCTTTATATAAAAATGAAACAGAGCAGACGGATGCTTGGTATGATAATCGTTTGAAAGAGGCTATGGAGCCACACTTTGAGCTTACAACTGAGGAATTAGTATTTGGTACACGGGTTGCATGGCGTAATAGTAATAAGTGTATTGGTAGGTTATTTTGGAATAGCCTACATGTTTTTGATCGACGTCATTTACAAAGTGAGCAAGAAATTTTTGAAGCATTGCTGGAGCATATTGATTTTGCAACGAATCAGGGGAAAATCCGTCCTACCATTTCCATTTTTGAACAAAATCGTGTACGCATTTGGAACCATCAATTAATTCGTTATGCTGGCTATGAAACGAACGAGGGGATTGTTGGTGATTCGGATTCAATTGCCTTTACGAAAGCGTGTGAAGCGCTTGGCTGGAAGGGTGCGAGAACGAATTTTGATGTGCTACCGCTCGTTATTCAAATCGATCATAATGAACCTAAACTTTTTGAAGTTCCAAAAAAGCACGTTTTAGAAGTAGACATTGAGCATCCAACGTCAGATTTTTCGAGCCTACAAATGAAATGGTATGCGGTGCCGATTATTTCGAGTATGCAAGTTACAATCGGTGGAATTGAATTTCAAGCGGCACCATTTAATGGCTGGTATATGGGGACTGAAATTGGTGCGAGAAACCTGGCCGATGAAGATCGCTATAATTGTTTGCCGAAAGTTGCTGAAATTTTTAAGCTTGATACGGCGACAAATACGACATTATGGAAGGACCGTGCACTTGTTGAGTTAAATGTAGCCGTCCTACATTCCTATAAAAAGAAAGGTGTGAGTATTGTCGATCATCATACAGCAGTACAACAATTTCAGTTGTTTCAAAAACAGGAATCGATGGCAAATCGCCCTGTAACAGGTAACTGGGTGTGGCTTATTCCCCCTCTTTCACCAGCGACGACCTCGATTTATCATACACCGATCGACAATACTATTCGAAAGCCTAATTATTTCTATCAGCAACAGCCTTATACAAAATAA
- a CDS encoding SDR family oxidoreductase gives MGRLDNKIALITGGANGIGKQIATRYTEEGAKVVLADFNAEALEATVAEFKANGFEAHGVKVNVAVEEDVQKMVDETMATFGRIDILVNCAGVLDMMQAAHNVDDTIWNRVMDINVGGVMRSSRKVLPVYMEQKSGVIINLSSMAGITGGRGGLTYTAAKHAVTGMTKNIASHYGEFGVRCNAIAPAQVNTGLTQSVDNFDMFGLKQATRGVQTMLRAAEPIEIANIALFLASEESSYINGVVLAADTGWSAY, from the coding sequence ATGGGTCGTTTAGATAATAAAATCGCATTAATTACTGGCGGTGCAAACGGTATCGGGAAGCAAATTGCTACACGTTATACAGAAGAAGGGGCTAAAGTTGTTTTAGCAGACTTCAATGCAGAAGCGTTAGAAGCAACTGTTGCAGAATTTAAAGCAAATGGCTTTGAAGCGCACGGTGTCAAAGTAAATGTTGCTGTTGAAGAAGATGTACAAAAAATGGTTGATGAAACAATGGCTACATTCGGACGCATTGACATTTTAGTAAACTGTGCAGGTGTACTAGATATGATGCAAGCTGCACACAATGTAGACGATACAATTTGGAATCGTGTAATGGACATTAACGTTGGTGGCGTAATGCGTAGCTCGCGTAAAGTATTACCAGTATATATGGAACAAAAATCAGGTGTAATTATTAACCTTTCATCGATGGCTGGTATTACAGGTGGTCGTGGTGGCTTAACATATACTGCCGCAAAACACGCTGTAACGGGGATGACAAAAAACATTGCATCCCACTATGGCGAATTTGGCGTACGTTGTAATGCGATTGCCCCAGCTCAAGTAAATACAGGTTTAACACAATCTGTAGATAACTTCGATATGTTTGGATTAAAACAAGCAACACGTGGCGTTCAAACAATGCTTCGTGCAGCTGAACCAATTGAAATTGCAAACATTGCACTATTTTTAGCAAGCGAAGAATCTTCTTATATTAATGGTGTTGTATTAGCCGCTGATACAGGCTGGAGCGCTTACTAG
- a CDS encoding RtcB family protein, giving the protein MIEVKGQYTDAIIYTNQPQEVAIGQIDELVNQAFMSGTKVRIMPDYHAGKGCVIGTTIALNDRVVPNLVGVDVGCGVLVTEIGKRTIDFHQLDETIRQYVPSGNAIHEEVGSTRQTEHFNNEVFVARGLQNDYTNRSLGTLGGGNHFIELAKDEVDTYYLLIHTGSRYVGAKVANWHQKRAFESLQREDLTEKIQTLKKKGKQQEIQALIQRFKQENPIVPKELAYLEGELFLDYMADMKLAQRFAHENRMKIAQIILEHMKWDITAQFDSVHNYIDTDAMILRKGAVRAAKDEQLVIPMNMRDGSLICIGKGNADWNESAPHGAGRIYSRSAAMKNLSMDVKQTMSGIWTTSVSEETLDEAPMAYKPMKEIVEQIGETVSIQKYILPVYNFKASDKWTK; this is encoded by the coding sequence ATGATTGAAGTGAAGGGACAATATACAGATGCCATCATTTACACGAATCAACCACAAGAAGTGGCGATTGGACAAATTGATGAGCTTGTTAATCAAGCTTTTATGTCTGGAACGAAGGTACGAATTATGCCAGATTACCATGCAGGTAAGGGGTGTGTCATTGGAACGACGATTGCGCTCAATGACCGAGTTGTCCCGAATTTAGTTGGTGTCGACGTAGGCTGTGGGGTACTTGTTACGGAAATAGGCAAACGGACGATTGATTTTCATCAGCTTGATGAGACGATTCGCCAATATGTTCCTAGTGGTAATGCAATTCATGAAGAAGTAGGAAGCACGCGTCAAACAGAACATTTTAATAATGAGGTATTTGTGGCGCGCGGCTTACAAAATGATTATACGAATCGCTCGCTAGGTACACTTGGCGGAGGTAATCATTTTATTGAGCTTGCGAAGGATGAGGTGGATACGTATTATTTGCTCATTCATACGGGCTCACGCTATGTCGGTGCAAAGGTAGCTAACTGGCATCAAAAGCGTGCATTTGAGTCATTACAACGGGAGGATTTAACAGAGAAAATTCAAACGTTAAAGAAGAAGGGGAAGCAACAGGAAATACAAGCACTGATTCAGCGTTTTAAGCAAGAAAATCCGATTGTACCAAAGGAACTTGCTTATTTAGAAGGTGAATTGTTTTTAGATTATATGGCAGATATGAAATTAGCGCAGCGTTTTGCGCATGAAAACCGAATGAAAATTGCGCAAATTATTTTAGAGCATATGAAATGGGACATTACGGCACAGTTTGATTCCGTGCACAACTATATTGATACGGATGCAATGATTTTACGAAAAGGGGCAGTTCGTGCAGCAAAGGATGAGCAGCTTGTTATACCAATGAATATGCGGGACGGTTCACTTATTTGTATCGGAAAAGGGAACGCAGATTGGAATGAGTCAGCTCCCCACGGTGCGGGACGTATATACTCCCGTTCAGCTGCGATGAAAAACTTATCGATGGATGTTAAACAGACGATGAGTGGTATTTGGACGACTTCAGTATCAGAGGAGACACTGGATGAAGCACCAATGGCTTACAAGCCAATGAAGGAAATTGTCGAGCAAATTGGTGAGACGGTATCGATTCAAAAGTATATATTACCGGTTTATAATTTCAAGGCGAGTGATAAATGGACGAAATAA